CCGGCTACCTTCTCGGACGCACATTCGGTGTTTGGTCCGACGTCTAGCTTAATGCTAGTTTCGCTATCCGGTTTCAGCACGCTACCCAGAGCTCGATCGAGCCAACTGCAACTCCAATCATTCTCTCCTAGAGCGAGTTGCTCCAGGCTAAAGAACTGCTCAAAATCGATGATATCCGGCAGCTCCACCAACCGATTGTTGTTCAGCAGTAGCTCCTTGAGTGAAGGCAGTTGCCAATTGGCCGTACCGAAACTAACCAGCTCATTACGAGCCAATGAAAAGTACTCCAACTCACCGAGCTCAAATGGTTTCAGGCTGGGGACAATCTGCTTTATCCTGTTACCAGCTAGCGAGAGTAGCCGTAGCTGGGTCATCCGTGAGAATGGTTCCAGCGCTAGCACGGTGATCTGATTATCGTCCAGCTTCAGCTCGACCATCCTCTCGAACGGTTGAAGCTGTGTGACGTTTGCAAACTGATTCTTTCTCATATCGAGCACCTTAAGACTGTAAGTGTCACTGCCTGTGATCGTGAGATTAACGATCCGATTCCCTCTCAGGTGCAGCTCTTCAAAGTGTCCACGCACGAAGACACTTTCCAGCCCGAGACCTTCGAGGCGCAGGATACGTAACTTCTCCATGTTGCTGCTCCGTGTGTTGGTTTCCGTCAGGGCTTTCACCTGTCCTGAAACCACATGTAGTTCGACCCGGTCGGTCAGGTCTGGAAGTAGGCTCGTGGGGCGACTGGTGTCCTCGTTAAGCACATTAATGGAGCATATTTTCCCTCGTGGTTTCACGCAAATTGCAGTGGACGAGAGAACGGTTGCCTCtagtgtgcagcagcacatcctAGCGAGATGTGGAAGTAATACTTTGTATTAGAATTTAGATTAGATGGGATCAGCAGCGGAAGTTTAGACACTTACAGCAGGATGTATATAGCTAGTCTCATTGCCATTCGCTCACTATGCGCCTGCTCTACAACACTGTCGCCACTGGACTGAGTTGCAATCGCGGGGGGGAGTGTATTCCGAATCTGATCTCGTCCTTATCAGCGAATACTGCCTTGAGCATATCGCCGAAGGTTCAACCGAAGCAGTATCTGGGGGGAGGGCTTCACTTGGGACTATGTCCAAGACAAGTCTCCAACAATTGTATTGTCATCTCCATTCCtgctatttttatttaattaagaATCTTGTTGTTGTAATCCACCTAGAACTCATCGAGTACCACGTTTAGTGTGTTCGTTATGAATCGGAAGCGGTTGGCTTTGGTCCACGCATCAATGCTGATCTTTTCCCTTATCACAAGTTATACACTTCGTATGTTTAGAGTTTTGCCTTACTCTTAAGTAAactaccggaccggactaACGGTGACGCTCCAGGAGACTTTGTTGCACTGTGCATTATATGGAACCCGATAACCCCTTGCACTATCAGCTGTAATCTAATCTCTCGCTCACCTTCTTCGTTTTATTTTGCCGATTCATTTCAGACGATTCCGACCATCACTATGAATCACTGTactcgatcggatcgaacgatcgatttggCCGGAAGGGCAGCGAACGCGAGTCATCCGCCAGGATGGCTCCCGGCCTGTCCACTACAGAGAACGTCGCTGAGACCACTGGAAGCTTCCAGCAACATCGTGGCCCGTCCGGGCACGAGCCCACGCTGCCActgaatgatgatgagttcgattcgttcgataGCGACGACAGTGAGGAGGATggcgatgaggaagaggaagatgagcgaaaccggaaccgcACCGACAGTGGTGTGGACATCCGGAATGCAAAGCTACCAGATCCACCGCCCTCGAACAACCAAGTGTACGTGCTAGTCCAGAAGATCAAAAACCTCGGTACGCTGTCCAAGTCCGAGATCGCCAAGGGCTTCAATAAGTTTtccaaaaagaacaaacccGGTAAGGGAGGCGGCGGTAGTACagcgaccggtggcggtggccctgTGGGTGATGCTAGTGCCACCTACGAGAACGCCATTCTGCCACCGAAACCCACGAAAGCCAGCCAAAGCaagcagtcgcagcagtcgTCCAAGTCTTCCTTTCGTCTAGCGCTCCCTTTAGGCGGAACCGAGCGGGCTCCAAAACCACCGCCCGAAGATTACGTCAATACCGCATTCCCAACAACGGTGGCAGCTCCTCCTGTCAGCAGTGGTGTGCCCCCCACGCTATCCTCATCGCTATCGGTATCTTCCTCATTATGTTCGCCCAACTCGTCAGGTAGTGTGATGACACATTCCGCCAGTGCACTACTGCTTCAACCTCCTGCACCTTCAGCAACCTCCGGAGGTTTCCGGAGTACCAGCGAATCCAgcaacgtcagcagcagtgttCCGGTTGATCAGGCGACACGCAAAAAATCCAAAAGTACCAAATCGTTGCGCTCGAAGTTGCGCAAAAGTCTCGTTGCCGATTCGACGTCCCTTAACATTGGCAGCTCGTTCAATGGATCCCGAAGTACGTTCTACGTGACGACCTGTGGGGCGGCCGATGTGGACTCGGGCATTTTCAACGGTCTACATAGCTCGTCCGGAACACTCGCtcccatcagcaccagcaccacggttTCGCCTTCctctccatcaccatcatcggtggaTGATCGACGGAAGTCGATCGCCGGGACTGGTACcacagctggtggtggtggcccaaCGATACGACcaaccattccaccaccaccacctccatcgaccggtggcgatggtaaTCGGCGCAGTTCCGGCCTCTCGACGGTCTCGGGTGCGGCCAGCACCAAGTCAACGCGTAAGCTCGGTGCCACCTCCTGGTATGCCGAGTGTGGTGTCTTTATGCAATCCAACGTCGCGACCGCACGGTCACCGTCACTGTTGAAGGACGACGCTAGTGCAGGTGGGGGAGCCTCACCGGTAGATCACCGTGGACCAGCAGCCGGGTCGGCTTCGTGGTACGCCGAGATTTATCAAACGAGCGGATCATCGGTGGCCAGTTCGAGCGAAAGCTCCGGTGTTTCGACGGGTGGTGAGGGAGGTCCCGGTGATGACCATTCTCATTCGATGTTCGTCAACGAACCGCTGTACCAGATCTACAATGCGGCTAAGCTGGAATCGATTACACGCGACATCGATGCCGAGATCAGTGGTCAAACGGAGGCCGAACTGTATGATGATGGGTACGAGAAGATATCGGATCGTGGCCAGGCGGACGAGGATGCGGGACACGTTGGTGGAGGATCCGGTGGTAGCTCAATCTACGGAGACGACCACCGGACCATCTCTGACCACACTTTCCGCAAACCATCTCGCCCGACCGCACTCGAGCTGATTGAACCACACGTTGGCAAGCTGCGAACGCTCTGGTGCGAGATACCGGAAGTGCGCAACTCGGAAATACTTGGTAAGTAGCCGTTTTACCGAACTTTGAATTGAAAACCAAACTGTTTGACTTACACTTCGCTTTTCAACTCGACAGCCACACTGACACCGACGGAGAAGCGGCTGCAGGAGGCCAAGTTCGAGATACTTACCTCGGAAGCATCGTACCTGAAGTCACTGAATCTACTGCGGACGCACTTCGTCAACCATCCGGCGTTCCGGGACGTGCGCATACTCAGTTCGTCCGAGCGCAAGACGCTCTTCTCCTCCATCATCCCGGTGCAGGAGTGCTCGGATCGGTTGCTATGCGATCTCGAGAACTGCTGGCAGGATAATATCATGCTGCTCGGGCTAAGCCACAGCATCTACAAGCACGCCGAGAAGCACTTCCACGTGTACGTCTCGTACTGTGAGCATCAGGCCAAGATCGACCGGACGCTCAAGGCACTGCGAGCCAATAAGCCCGAGTTTGCGAAGACGCTTACCGTGCTCGAGTCCGATCCGGTGTGCTGCAGCCTTAGCCTTTCCTCGTTCCTGATGCTACCGATGCAGCGCATCACCCGGATGCGGCTACTGCTCGATGCCGTTCTGCAGCGCTGCCggtcggatgatgatgagttcgaTAGCTGGGAGAAAACGTTCGTCCTGATTAACCGTATCCTGACTCGGTGCAACGATGCCGCACACCGGAGCGAACAGTTGTACGAGATGGAACGGTTATCGCGCCAGATCGAGTTTCCAACGCACATCCGACCGCTACCGATCGTACCGTGCGGTATTGGGGCGGCACCGAGCAGTATGCACCGCAGCCTGGAGAAACGGGGTGAACTGGTGCACCTGCTGTGGCGTGGCGATGATGCCAAGCTGACGTTCGGCAAGAAGTTCTCCAAAAGCAACGTGTACGCGTTCCTGTTCACCGATCTGCTCGTGCTGACCAAGAAGAAAAGGTAACGGATCCGACAGTAGTAGTGCTGATGCAACTACTGTTGGTCTCTTGGACACTCTTTCTTACCTATAATTCTCTTTTTAGCGATGAAAGCTACCTGGTGGTCGACTACTGTCAACGGGCACTGCTCGCGGTGAGCTCGGGAGACGTCGTGCCAGGATTACCGGCCAAGGAGATGCAGGCCCTAGGCAAGaacctcatcatcatgacgTTGCTGGAGAACCACGAGggcaaaacgatcgaaatggtAATAAGAGAGTTCATTTCAATGGCTACTACGCTCCAAGTGCGCGTGCTTTCATCTGCAGCTCGACTAATcattggttgcttggtttttctttttattgttttcatgCTCAACATCGGCCTCTACAGATTCTAAGCTGCCCCACGGAGACGGAACGCGAACggtggctgatggtggcggAACCGCCGGCTTCGGAAAACCCCGACGAGAAAATCTACGAACAGTGGGACTGTCCGCAGGTGATAGCGGTTCATCCGTACCGGGCCCTCCAACCAGACGAGCTCGATCTCGACATCAAGGATGTGGTGAACGTGCATCGCAAAATGGCCGACGGTACGTACTTGGGCGGGGTAGTTGATAGTTGGTAGCCTGTTTAACGAGAGTTCAAATTTTTACTACAGGTTGGTACGAGGGTGAGCGCATCCGGGATGGTGCCGTCGGTTGGTTCCCGAGCAACTACACCAAGGAAATCCCGTCGGCGCACATTCGGGCAAAGCACATCAAGCAGCGGCACATGCTGCTGACCTACACCTCGAAGTACATCGATACGGCCAGCAAAGGCCaatcgcagcaccagcagcagcaacagcagcactattatcaccatcaccagcaccatagTCATCCCCTGAATGCTCATCAGCATGTGCAGAGTCAGGGCAAAAAGTGATCGCTACAGTAGTACTGGGTTCCTATCTCAGCAACACTGTTTTGAATAGTACTAGTAATAGTAGAAGTAGCAATAACAGTACTAGTATCAACGAGGCAGCATTTTACTGAACACCGGTATAGCGATAAGGAAAAGGCAGAAGATGTTTAGTAGACGGGAGTGAATCAGCAGAGTAATAGTAGCGTTAAGTAAGGTGCGTGCAAATAGAGGTACGGTAGCCTTACCACTAGTTAGGCAGTTGCATGTTTAAGTTTCCCATCCCATAAGTAGGTTTTGAATTCCAAATAATGCCAAGTTTTGTTCTATTTCATTGTTATTTGAATTGAAGTAaagttgaaaattgaattacagAAAACACTATGCCTAAAAAGGGAAATGTTTGATCCAATACACAGAAACACACTGATGACGACTGAAGAGTCACTTGTAACGCGTAAACCCATAACAAACGGGTCGGATTGGTGCAGTTGTAATCTGTAGCCAGCATATGTGTAACGATCTTTACCACGCGCGAAAAACGGGTCTGCAGATTACCGTTGAGCAGCATGGTTCGTAGTTTCGGACACTCCCAATCCCGAAAATCCACCTCCGTTAGCCGGTTATGGCCAAGTGCCACGTACTCCAGCTTCGATAGATGCACCGTCACACCGACCGCGAACTGCGGCTGCAGCTAATTGTCGGAAACGGTGAGCTTTTGTAGGTTGGTTGTACGGTTCAAACACACTACCATCCAGATGTGTCAGGTTGTTCTCCTGCACCGTACAGTGCGGTCAGTGCAAACGCCACGGTTCGTTTGGGTCACCGCGTGTGCACGATACGATCAAGCTGGTTTTTATCGAGCTGAATTTGCGCTCGTTGCGAGATAGTTGCGCTGATGAGGGAAATGGAACAGTGAGGCGAGGACACATCGCTAACGGCGGAAGCAaggaacagaagcagcagtgaCAGGTACGGGCGTTCGTCGCTACCAGCACTCATGGCGCTATGTGGTGGAGCTAGTTAAAAGCTCATTACAATCCGCCCTGATACCAGAAAATTCGGTTGCTCCCGTAAACATCGGTAACACGCACTGCCCCGTTGCGGTCCATCTCCATTAGAGCCAGGTCATCGAAACAGACTGACCGATCCGGAATCGGTTCTCGCAGAACCCGTGCCACCCGTGCTCGCGTGCCTcgaaaatcgggaaaaagtCGTGGGAAATCAAATAGCGGCCAGGTTCACATACTCCACGAGACTGGCACGCGCAAACCCCTGTCCTGTGCTAGGGACAACTAAACCACCTCCTGAGGGGGGTTGTGCTCGTGCTCACCGAGTACCGCCGAGGAGTGCGCTGCCCCCTTGTTGCCATTAGCGGGTGTTATTGTGCCGGGTCAGGTTCCTCTGATCCCTGAGGATTCGTTcggatagaaagaaagaggaggagcCACGGATATGTACCGCGTGTGCATCAGGGTGATTCAAACGGAACTCCCGGATTGGTCCATGGTTCTTCGATGGCACGGTGCGGCGGACAAGTAGGGTAAGGGTCTTCTGTGTCCTTCTGGTTCTATTCCCGTCAGATAGAGGGACCGCTCGGCGGCCGGGGGACTGGCGGTGAgggaaacaataaacaaaaatcCCGTGGAATACGGGATACAGTTGCGTTCCCACGATCCTGACGCACCTGCATCTCGAGGCGACGCAGCAAAGAGGCGAACCTTTCGAGAAAGGACAATGAAATCGTGTAGGATTAGGAAAGAGGGCAAAGAGGAACATGCAGAGCGCAGCGCTCTGTGTTTCGCCAAGTGCTTTTcgcaaagaaggagaaacacGTTTAGTATGTTtagaaatgaagaaagaaaaaaaagcgtcCTCACGTTGCCATGGAAACAATGTTGTCCCTAGACCacttcgtgtttttttttggggaaacatTTTAGAAATTTTTGACTACTGCTACCATAGCAACCAAACCGGTACCTAGAGCCCTACAGATTCTGACCTAGAGCCCTATAGAGCTCCAAAGCTGTCTGTTGCTATCATCCGCAAAACTTCAAGCGACCTATTTTCATCGGCGATGCTGCAAGGTCAAGTGGCCAAGTTATCGGCGGCAAAGTGCTGCAACAAGTGGATcctcgcaccatcatcatcatcatcgtctgcccCAACAAATGGCCGTAGAAGGAGCAAGCGAAGgcgcgtgtcgtcgtcgtcgttgtcgacgccGGTCGGCGGGGCATTTGGGGGCCACAACACCATACACACGCCATGCACGGCACACGGCCGGCGCCACGTGGCCAGCTCGTGCAATCTCGTCcatcttcttctactgctctTCTTCTCGTGCAACTCGTGGctagtgagagcgagagagagcagatgacgtacgatgacgatgacaatgAACATGAAGGATAAAGCATGAACATGAAACATATAGAACATGAACCTCGCTAGATGGTGGTGGGAGAAGCAAAATGAACATCCGGCCATTGAGTTTGCTtctcccaccaccatccacgaTGGTTCATGTTCTATGTTCCAAGTTTATgttcatgttttatgcttcatgTTCATCCCTTATGCCTCAtgttcatcgccatcgttctatatgctctctcgctcttacacacacacacttgcacgtCGACATCTCTTTCTAGCTCTCTCTCGGCTTCGgggcatgatcatcatcatcgagggtTGCGGTGATATGGGGTGAGCACGCGCGTGCACACGAGGTGGTGCGTGGCCGAAAGAAGAAGGGTCGCGTGGCGTTCGTGTGTATTGAACGAACGATGCACGAGAcccggtcccggccccggCACGGCCCGGCACTGGCGGTACCGGCGTCGTCCTTTACCATGGACGCCGCTCATTAACAGTCGAACGTCGCTTGCGCACATGACAAGTCACGTGTGAGTCACGTCGTCGCCCCCGGAAGACACCGTCGACGGCGCGCACGGCGATAaaacccctttccttccctccacCCCAACGGGACGCACGCGAGCATATCCGCGAGGCCAGTGGGCGCCAGAACATCGGACACCAGGTCTTCgctccaccatcagcagcagaacaagtGGCCATCGATTTTACCGAacaagtgcgtgcgtgcacacgcgcgtgtgtgtgtgtgtgaagaaagTTTCCTTAAAGCAAGACAATGGAGCATCATCTaccgcatcatcaccatccgcatcatcatgcgCATCATGTGCATGGTGcggcgcaccatcatcaccatcacagtACGCCACTGCACTGGGGCTATCCGAGTGCGGCGACGACACCAAGTGCAGCCTCCACACCaacgcacggtggtggtggtgccggcacGACCGGCGGACAGAACAACACGTggacgccaccatcatcgaagGGCCACAAAAGGACGCTCTCCGAGAGCGATTGCGAGGATCTCTACTCCGAGGAATCCTCCAAGGAACAGTAAGTATTTGTGTGGAGTGTTTGTGCCGCAAATTCTTCGCCGTCGGCCCTTTGTTTACGGGATGTGTATGCGTCCTTTGATTACTGTGCTGGGTGGATAGTGGAATTGTTCTGATATTGAGCATTAGATCGACAACTGTTCTACAAGAGATTATTGTGAGACCTTGCCAAACTTCGTTTGGTTCATTTCGATTAATGCTAATTGATCTATGTGAACATCTTCTTTAGTGCAGTAGTGTTTTTTGACTTGAGGATTGCATTTTCGCTTCATAAACTTTTGAATTTTATTCAGTTCAACTATGTACTGCTATAGTCTGTTAATCTGTTTGTTGATAAGCGTGAAGTGATCTTTTCtctttaaatgttttttttaatattcatcCTCTGAACTGATGTGATAGCAAACAAGTTATTACAACAGTACTTTCTGTTTTCACATTTATTCTATTGGATTATATGGTTACTTACATTACCACTGGaatggttttgctgttgtgcATTGTGTGAAGCTACAGACTATGTCAGACAGAGAGGCCTGTTCATAGAAGTAAAGTGTGCGTTTCTCTTCTGgataatttcaaaatttattCTCTTTAATAATTTCATATCAACTAAGCAATTCCTGCAGTCTGTTAACAGAAGTGAAATGTGTTCTATTTACTATTCTCAAAGTTATTCTTTTCATTCCTTCCTCTCGGTAGTTTCTTTAACCTGGAGGGTTGcactttgtttgtttcgtattcCAACGACTCCTACGTTCGCATAGTTCACGAGCCTACTTCTCCCAAAGTGTTTATTGAATTCTTTAACAACGCCATTCCCTTGCATTCGCCACCATCAACCATGGCCATGACCATCTGGGTGCAACCAAGAGTGTTATTAAAACCGACAAAAGTCATATCAGACCAATATTAACCCTCCCCCAACATAAAACACGGTCCATTCACATGCACCACATTTCACCCTCGCCACAGCAACAAACAGGAGGAGGGACCCCGCATTTTTTAACGCATTCTGTTCCGCTCATTTTTTCCCACGCACCCATCCAGCACGTCACCGGGCGAATCGGACAGCTGTCAACTGCTTAGCCGCAAGCGGCGCCGTGGAGTGATCGAGAAGAAGCGCCGCGACCGGATCAACTCGTCGCTAACCGAGCTGAAGCGGCTAGTGCCAAGTGCGTACGAGAAACAGGGTTCGGCCAAACTCGAGAAAGCCGAAATCCTGCAGCTGACCGTCGACCACCTGAAGGCGCTCCATGCACGAGGTACGTACGACTCATTAGTCGAATTGGCTtatattctttttttgggaggaaggagggaggtaACTTGAgatgatcgattcgatcgagtgACTGACTTCCTGCGCCCACCCCTTCGGCGACAACCCGCCTTTGTGTGCCATTTCGTCGGTTGCCTAATTAACCGTCGgatgacgaagacgatccTTGGTTGCCACCCGGGGGATTGGCGGTGCGCGTCTTGAACGGGTGTGTGGGAACGTAGACcccctcttgtgtgtgtgtgtgtgacgcacTCTGTTGCTCATATATTTCACTTCCGACATCCGACATCCGGTTTGCACAACACCACAACAGTACACGCTACTAGCATGCTAGGAGACCCTCCTCACGCACTCTCTCACGTGTCTCTCGAACCCGCGGGTGTCCTTTTAcgtgttccctttttttttcctccctgctttctgctttcggtttcggtcgatCCCTTCCCGAGAGGGTCCCTCCTTGTGTGCTATTTCTGTTTCTTCTGGCAGCGACCTTCTTCGGGGGTTCTTCGCGTTCCCACACCAGGAGGTACAAGGACAGTGCTCATCAGCCCCTTGAATGCCATTCATTCCGCCTCAGTGCACAGAAGACAGACGCAACTGTTCTTTGCAAGCAACAGTTGCGTCAACGCAGCTCAGAAAGGATTgtattgcgtgtgtgttgtatgtgtgtttgcagcaCAAACGCACCGATCCGGAACGAAACATGATCGTGATGTcccggccgcagcagcagcagcagcagcaggagatcgCAATGTCCGATCACACCATGAAATGCCCCTAACCTCACTTGTCTGTTTTTTGACAGCTCCGCTTATGGCGGGCAAGCGAAGGAATCAAAGCAACCCGGTCACTAAACGATCTAATTGACGGGtgcgctggagctggaaatgaaacaaaaagtgtCCACGGGGCCACAGCAcggggtgcgtgtgtgtgtgtgttacacaGGTTTCAAATAACACACATATAAATATCAATTTATCGGCCACAAACACCCACCGAGCCATCCTCCCGCTTTccatctcttcttctctctttcaacGTGGTAATGCAGCCCGCTC
This sequence is a window from Anopheles darlingi chromosome 3, idAnoDarlMG_H_01, whole genome shotgun sequence. Protein-coding genes within it:
- the LOC125955181 gene encoding leucine-rich repeat-containing protein 53-like — encoded protein: MAMRLAIYILLMCCCTLEATVLSSTAICVKPRGKICSINVLNEDTSRPTSLLPDLTDRVELHVVSGQVKALTETNTRSSNMEKLRILRLEGLGLESVFVRGHFEELHLRGNRIVNLTITGSDTYSLKVLDMRKNQFANVTQLQPFERMVELKLDDNQITVLALEPFSRMTQLRLLSLAGNRIKQIVPSLKPFELGELEYFSLARNELVSFGTANWQLPSLKELLLNNNRLVELPDIIDFEQFFSLEQLALGENDWSCSWLDRALGSVLKPDSETSIKLDVGPNTECASEKVAGICCKFTISSSNVDAPTTASGELFVQEIRQARQQSEKLTAVHDEFVRSWNERLKVLHTKLQNMLVGLMAELQVNKPVTVLQVKQLSEDLEDLKKQLISLEKDEHMRDQLEKRLGHFMIEMKNKLLNQTIETDKLLAQVSELRYSFDKQIMERN
- the LOC125955171 gene encoding uncharacterized protein LOC125955171, with product MAAVGGDDDNDASAKVVLREQDSEGEAHPSSTLTESRKSFVSSLEIPTIMVEEEDQATVASDREPSSPDQPGPVDTSEQKILEAISTVSQRIENLSKSFNDLSLTEGELAGRESVSSATDETTRLLSEVRPNPSFLFRETGGNKAAPLSQRNLVEAVNTVVINKSVSMDDHQFPCFRGATSRLSWNERTATQRANQDQDSDYEPVTKPAYERTAASGVRGMTTISPASAIDLTELTSKIESFVHKSKRESENLYQSITKPRVSELAGDAALGSTSYHHLRPDVDTISVNSYESFENYESIEHHHAGSGRDPAKDDAGREEDTYEICSPLPPDLPPARDEHARGNDLTLPQPKRILSSSPKTLPKHLQMTYQSNYERIKYSKIPPRPPKPDDVPLPPRNHTTSTPCTTPTSVIDRTDALFSSISESPFSTPGPETDLLDKSPHGQREQIYEENIYDTIRSADDMLDYDDPAGSAEGGVGVPSDDQSELQEPDIGQPVKQHRHRMVTSQQQQRQQESPPGDTVSLVSSNCYESIGSRLDYVRSAAMKRAIAGGSTTTLASDQITNSLYGTTAGLSSLTPPSERGSDTSNSADWTDISSDEEYVGGGGAVDEAMRSNDGTAMATGATATVSSKRPNFIVVRERKRIHHTPLRSRKVARIPHPKIDDDSDHHYESLYSIGSNDRFGRKGSERESSARMAPGLSTTENVAETTGSFQQHRGPSGHEPTLPLNDDEFDSFDSDDSEEDGDEEEEDERNRNRTDSGVDIRNAKLPDPPPSNNQVYVLVQKIKNLGTLSKSEIAKGFNKFSKKNKPGKGGGGSTATGGGGPVGDASATYENAILPPKPTKASQSKQSQQSSKSSFRLALPLGGTERAPKPPPEDYVNTAFPTTVAAPPVSSGVPPTLSSSLSVSSSLCSPNSSGSVMTHSASALLLQPPAPSATSGGFRSTSESSNVSSSVPVDQATRKKSKSTKSLRSKLRKSLVADSTSLNIGSSFNGSRSTFYVTTCGAADVDSGIFNGLHSSSGTLAPISTSTTVSPSSPSPSSVDDRRKSIAGTGTTAGGGGPTIRPTIPPPPPPSTGGDGNRRSSGLSTVSGAASTKSTRKLGATSWYAECGVFMQSNVATARSPSLLKDDASAGGGASPVDHRGPAAGSASWYAEIYQTSGSSVASSSESSGVSTGGEGGPGDDHSHSMFVNEPLYQIYNAAKLESITRDIDAEISGQTEAELYDDGYEKISDRGQADEDAGHVGGGSGGSSIYGDDHRTISDHTFRKPSRPTALELIEPHVGKLRTLWCEIPEVRNSEILATLTPTEKRLQEAKFEILTSEASYLKSLNLLRTHFVNHPAFRDVRILSSSERKTLFSSIIPVQECSDRLLCDLENCWQDNIMLLGLSHSIYKHAEKHFHVYVSYCEHQAKIDRTLKALRANKPEFAKTLTVLESDPVCCSLSLSSFLMLPMQRITRMRLLLDAVLQRCRSDDDEFDSWEKTFVLINRILTRCNDAAHRSEQLYEMERLSRQIEFPTHIRPLPIVPCGIGAAPSSMHRSLEKRGELVHLLWRGDDAKLTFGKKFSKSNVYAFLFTDLLVLTKKKSDESYLVVDYCQRALLAVSSGDVVPGLPAKEMQALGKNLIIMTLLENHEGKTIEMILSCPTETERERWLMVAEPPASENPDEKIYEQWDCPQVIAVHPYRALQPDELDLDIKDVVNVHRKMADGWYEGERIRDGAVGWFPSNYTKEIPSAHIRAKHIKQRHMLLTYTSKYIDTASKGQSQHQQQQQQHYYHHHQHHSHPLNAHQHVQSQGKK